The Congregibacter litoralis KT71 genome contains a region encoding:
- a CDS encoding putative quinol monooxygenase, which produces MAVGVIATLKIQEGKNAEFEKTFLDLAEKVRANEGGCNFYELHVSKTDPQEYKVLEQYATAEDLAKHGQTDYFKAANGALASVVAAAPQVEVLDSVG; this is translated from the coding sequence ATGGCAGTAGGTGTAATCGCAACGCTTAAGATTCAGGAAGGCAAGAACGCGGAGTTTGAAAAAACCTTTCTGGACCTTGCGGAAAAAGTGCGGGCAAACGAAGGCGGCTGTAACTTTTACGAACTGCACGTGAGCAAGACTGATCCCCAGGAGTACAAGGTCCTCGAGCAATACGCCACGGCAGAGGATCTCGCCAAGCACGGCCAGACGGACTACTTTAAAGCGGCCAATGGCGCTCTGGCGTCCGTTGTCGCGGCGGCACCGCAGGTCGAGGTTCTTGACTCCGTAGGGTGA
- a CDS encoding serine hydrolase domain-containing protein — MFFVVFTVLFAGESIAQNSLPSAESTDPAVMGWMLGTPPDAAKLVRHDDLSFYQFPRTRWTFSHFRELLPTKRLWRGAGAGVPLVAMPDGAIDGVEFTPMGQSTVMSFGDMLTATYADAALVLHKGDVVYENYFGATSRETPHISFSMTKSYYGTLAAMLVEEGQLEEDKLVRDYLPELADSGFATATVRQILDMTTAIDYSEDYTDPDAHVFDFARSGGIFPRGDYDGPEGFYAYVATLKAKGKHGNAFSYRSVNTEVLGWLIARVTGSNAVDLLQERIWSRLGAEEDAYILIDTLGTGWAAGGLNATLRDHARFGEMMRKGGRWNGAQVVPEVVVDDIRRGGDREKFAKAGYTTLPGASYRNQWWVHHNPNGAFSARGVHGQTIYIDPRAEMVIVRLASHPLAANGNYDDVSLPAYQAVADYLMAQD, encoded by the coding sequence GTGTTTTTCGTGGTGTTCACGGTACTCTTCGCCGGCGAGAGCATCGCGCAGAATTCGCTGCCCTCAGCCGAAAGCACGGATCCCGCGGTGATGGGATGGATGCTTGGGACGCCACCGGACGCCGCCAAGCTGGTTCGCCACGACGATCTCAGCTTTTATCAGTTTCCGCGCACGCGCTGGACCTTTTCTCATTTCCGGGAGTTGCTGCCGACAAAGCGCCTGTGGCGCGGTGCCGGGGCAGGGGTCCCGCTGGTAGCAATGCCCGATGGTGCTATTGATGGCGTGGAGTTTACGCCCATGGGCCAGAGCACCGTTATGAGCTTTGGAGACATGTTGACGGCCACCTACGCAGACGCTGCGCTCGTGCTGCATAAGGGCGATGTGGTCTACGAAAACTATTTTGGGGCGACATCCCGCGAAACACCGCACATCTCCTTTTCCATGACCAAGTCCTACTACGGCACCCTGGCGGCGATGCTTGTGGAAGAGGGACAGCTGGAAGAGGATAAGTTGGTGCGGGACTACCTACCGGAGTTGGCGGACAGCGGTTTCGCTACGGCCACGGTACGTCAGATCCTGGATATGACCACCGCCATTGATTACTCCGAAGACTACACAGACCCCGACGCACACGTTTTTGACTTTGCGCGATCCGGCGGGATTTTTCCCCGGGGCGATTACGACGGCCCCGAGGGGTTTTACGCCTATGTCGCTACCCTCAAAGCGAAGGGCAAGCACGGGAATGCCTTCAGCTATCGCTCCGTGAATACGGAAGTCCTCGGTTGGCTTATTGCGCGCGTCACCGGCTCCAACGCTGTTGACCTGCTGCAGGAGCGCATCTGGAGCCGCCTGGGCGCCGAAGAGGATGCCTACATCCTCATCGATACCCTCGGCACGGGATGGGCGGCGGGAGGCCTGAATGCCACGTTGAGAGACCATGCCCGCTTTGGTGAAATGATGCGCAAGGGCGGTCGCTGGAACGGCGCGCAAGTGGTTCCCGAGGTGGTGGTTGATGATATCCGCCGCGGCGGTGACCGGGAGAAGTTCGCCAAGGCGGGTTACACCACGCTGCCTGGCGCCAGCTACCGCAATCAGTGGTGGGTACACCACAACCCGAACGGTGCCTTCAGTGCCCGGGGTGTCCACGGCCAGACGATTTA